Below is a window of 'Nostoc azollae' 0708 DNA.
GGCTCTAGAATATAGGGTTTGAGCGATTAATCTCAGATACTAGAGCCTCCGGAAAGCTGCGCTGCGCTACTTACCCTACGAGAAGCAAGCTACAGTATGCATTCTCAAACACCCTCTTAATTCACCACATTTCGTTTCCAAGACCTTATAGATTTAATTGAAAGTGGTAATTCACTACTATCTGGTTGGAGCCCAGTTAATTCACTCCAATTTGCTGATTGTCTAACAACTACGTTGTTAGAGTTAGAACCACAACCTGAATCATTACTCCACTGGTTTGCCCAAATAGAACCATTTATGCCCCCACTATTGCCTCCCCCTGCAACCCCGACTGTATAAGTAGGTGCTAAGATAAAAGCATCTAGCAGATGATTCCCATTTAGACATATTTCACCACCACTAGGTTTAGTGCCAAAAATTTGAAAATCGGTAGGTAGACAACCGCTAACACTACCACATTCATGATAAATATCAACGTTTTTACTTGTATTGCCAGATAAAAATATAACTACTTTTTTCCCTGGTGTAATTGTCAATGCTGTTGAACCCCCACTTCTGACTATATCAGTCGCTAAATATACATATCTTGATTGCCCGTTAAATGTTATAGGCAAATCAGGTGTATCACCAGTGAGCCGAGGGAGAGTGGTATCAGTATTTATTGTTCCCAAGGAAATAGTACCTGCAACCCGTGGAGTGACAGAATTATTTGCCGCTTCTGGCATTGTTGGGACTGATGGCATTCTCAAATTTGTATACATTGCCGAATACTGTGGAGTGCTCCTATCGATTTCGATATCTGAAAGGGTGACATTACAACTATTAACTAATACATTACCTTGGATTGTATTACCACCTGTACCACTATTAGTAGTAGAATCACCAATCCATACTCCAGGAATTGGAACACTATTAATACTAGGTAAGTTAACAGGAATAGCTACCTGTACCCTACTAATAGATTTATTAGCTTTGCTGTTAGCTGTTGAATTAGTTATTCTTCCCTCAATGGTTAATATGCCCATTGCCTGCAAAGTATCATCTCCAGAATCAGCAATTTTATAAGAAACCAGTTTATATTGTCCCTTGCTTGAGTCATTTGTATCAACCAGATTCCACTGGTTTGTGTCGGCATTTCCTTGTATTGTTGCTGTGGATGCTGAACTACCAGTACAAGGGCTGTCACTCATTCCGGGAATAGCTGAGGGATTTGACCAGCTTTTTTGAGATCCAGAATCAGGACAAGTACCAGAAGATGTACGATCTTGAGTACAATCCGGATATCTGGGCAGTAGCCGGTTAGAGTTGAGGAATGCTTGGTAATAGGAAACACCTTTTTCTGCGGCTGCCAGTGACCGCTCTGTTTCTTTTCGGGTTGACGCTAATATTTGATCTCCTTGAGATCTTATCGTCATGGTTAACGCCACTAAGATCATAATTAATCCCAGTGCTACAGCGATTACTATAGCAAATCCTGATTCTCCAGAGTGAAGAAGCAAAGCCATTTTTAATCTGGTGTTCATAATAATCTTGTTCAGGTTATTGTTAACTAGTTGATGACGAAGATATATAAATCAATGCCTAATTATTGCAGAAAACTCAGGTTATATTTTTATAGTGAATTCAATGGAGTTATTAGAAATGAATGATTGCTTGATCAGACATTCTATTCAAGTATTGAGGCAGCTTGAGTGATTGCAGGCTTGATTGAACTGTGATCAGAAGACAAAGTATGGAGTGTTGATTTATTTCTAAAATACCCTATTATATTGTTTGTTGCAGCTTTCAGCAATTTCACTAAATTTATGATGTTTGAGGAAAGACTGCATCATAAATTTTATTAAAAATTTTACCGTATTATGTCATCACCGTTAAATTAATCACAAAGAGTAAAATATTTTGGCTCTTGCGTTCTTTTTATGGTGATTGAGGAATAAGGCTTTCAAGGATTTTGAACCTGTTTTTCTATAAAAAGAACCGAAGAACCAATATTTTTTTGTTGTGATGATCATCTGTCCCTGAGACCAATGAATAATCGTGTACACATAAAAAACAGCAGAACGCAAATATCTGTGCTGCCGTTTTTCAGAGGAAAATGTCTTTCATTTTTCCACAATTTGATATTAACTATCCATTGGTCGTATTATCTTATTAATAAGCTGCTATGACAAGCTTACGCTTCTTTTGACAGCTTTAAATTGCTTGCGCTGGCAAGCCAAGAAGCCAGCAGTTGCTAATAAGCCAAACATAGCTGAAGGTTCGGGAACAGAACGGATACCAGCTACCAAACCAAGGGCAGGTGTTGTTCCATAATTCGTCGATATGTTGTCTAATTTAATCAACATTTCACTGACGTAATCGCCCAAAGCGATGCCAAAATCATTGAAGTCCAAAGTAGCTACGTTGATGCTACGCACTGGATTATCTGTAAAATCGCCAGTCTCATAGGTTTGATAATCGAAAGTCTGTCCGTTGATCTCGACTGAAAAGCTATCAGGAAGACCAAGTTCAAATAAAGCCAAGTCATCTCCTACAGAGTTTAATATTGGATTGCTGAAACCCAATCTCACATAAGCACCAGGAGTCGTCGATGCAAATACAGTAGTAGCAACATTGCCATCAAGGATTGCGCTTTCTACGGAGTTTCCATTTGAGGTCACATTTGCAGAATTTAGTAAAATATCTGCTAACGCGTTAGTTTCTACTTCTACTCCTCCTATTAATACTACTGCACTTGCAGGTTTAGCGAAAGCACCAAATCCCAGCATAATGATGTTACTTACCGCTAGACCTGTACTCAAGGAGCGTAAAGCTTTTTGAGAGAATAATTGACCTAACTTCTTTAATGTACTCATCTAAATCATTCCTAATTCTATAATTGGGTTGTTTCTGCTTGATTGATATGTTGTGATGTAAGTATGCAATGAGCAGTACCAGTATTATCATAAACACTAATCAATAAGCTGGTGCATCAGTACAAGTACCAGAAAAATGCACTTTTGTACGAGTATAAAGAATAAAAATTCCACTTATGTAAACATCGTCATAATTAGGGCTAAACTTCATGAAATCTTTACAGGAAGAAGCCTCCTTACTGCGTTAGGAAAAATATTCAGGCTTAAATTAATGCTGACTTTGAAACCTCCAATTTGTTTGGATTACTTATAGAAGCTGTATAATTACATTCTGTCCAGCTCTTTTAAGACACGGTTGTTACAATATATTTTTTTTTTAAGATAACTGAAAATACATCTTTGGATAGATGTAATATGCTTTTATATGTGCTTGTAATTTACTTACACAACTGTCACAATCAAGTCTCTTGTAGGGTGCCTCAGATGTCGAAAATTTATTGAAATTAACCAATTTAATAAGTCTGACGCACCCTACTAATATGTCAGTTGCGTAAGTCCTGGTGCATTATCTTGAATCATGAATTTAACTGTGAGTAGAGGGAGTATACAATCAGACTCCCTCTTGAAATTAGCTGAATTTAGTAATGATTCAGATTGATGCCTGCTTCTCTAGCCATTGCTTCCAAACCTTTGGTTTCCAAGGTTTTGATAGCTTTTGTGGAAAGTTTTAGTCTTACCCAGCGATTACCACCTGCCCACCAAACTCGCTTGCTTTGCAGATTAGCGTGTTGTAAACGCTTGGTGCGACGGTGGGAGTGAGAAACAGCCATTGCATTATTGGCTTTTTTACCGGTGAGTTCACAACGACGGGACATTATTAGTTATCTCCAAAAGTCTATATCATACAACTTTTCCATTGTATAGGCATAAAAGCCTTGGTGATGGTCATTGGATTTTGGGTTTTGGACGTTCGGGAGCCTCGATCGAACGATTTTGGATTGATTCCACAGATAAATTTGGGGGCTTGTACTTGTACCATCAAAGAATTATTATATCGCTTGGAGTTAAACAATGTTGATCAATATTGAATATTGCCAGGTAAAAGTGCGAAATGCCGGGTAAAAGTGCGGTATGCTTCATACGTTGATTAAGCAAAGCCCAACTTTTCATGTCAATTATAGATAAACAGCGTCTAAAAAAACTGCTCATCAATCATATTACTTAGCACTGGATGCTAAAATCAGTGGTTTTCATCTATATCTTATTTGGGGCATAAGTATATCTCCGTGCAGATAGCATGATTTTTCTGCCCCAACCATCCAGCTATCAAGACACTAAAGACACCCTCCAGCTGGACAACAAGGAAAATCAGCAATTTTCCGCTGTTTATTTGCAAAGTTCTACACCTAAGTACAGTCTTCCGAATATTCACGGAAATTCGCAAGACTTGGGCGATATTCAGGAAATGTTAAAATAACTACAGAATTTCGGTTTTAGCGTTTTTGCTTACGATTATCGTGGTTATGGTAGGAGTCAGGGAATACCTAGACAAAAGTATGCTTATGAAGATATTGATACGGCTTATAATTAGTTAATTAAAAACTTAAATATTAAACCGGACTAGATTATAGTTTATGGGCGTTCAGTTGGGGGTGCTTCCGCAGTAGATTTAGCATCTCGAAAACCGATGGCTGGTTTAACTATTGAAAGTGCGTTTACTTCAGCTTTTGGCGTAGTTGTACCTTTTCAGATTTTACCTTTTGATAAATTTAATAACTTGGATAAGATGATCCAAAAAGTAAAATGTCCTGTTTTAGTGATACACGGTAAATTAGATGATATTATCCCTTTTAACCATAGTGAACATTTGTTGGCGGCTATAAATTGACCTAAGCTTTCTCTGTGGGTGGAGGATGCAGATCATAATGATCTGTCTTCTGTTGCAGGAGAAAAATATGGAAAAACTTTGCGAGAGTTTGCTGATTTAGTGTTGTAAAATTAGAGGATATCTGAAAAGTTGGCATTTGAGTACAAGGATACCTGAAAAGTATGCGAAAGGTATGTATATTGTGTATACAGAAGTCCTACCTGTCTTAGTTTCAGCTTATTTAGCCACCTAAATCCCCAATAGGAGGATTGAGAAAATTCTTGTCATCCCAGAATTGACGGGTTCGGAAGTGGTTCGGTTTAGATAGCGTTGGTTTTTGTCAACCCAACCTACATCTATAGCTTAGTGTATTTTTTAAAAAATCATTACAGTCCCAAATTCATCCATCATTTCTTCTCTGATGGAGCGCAACCTGGGTGGACCTGAGAGAAAGTCCTTGATGGTAATTTTTTGTTCTATGAAATCCTTGATAAAATCATGAATATCAGCAATGATATTAACCTGAGATTTTAGTTATTTCAACATTATACTAGTATAATCAATGCCTTGTTTGGCAGCTTTGCGAGAATCAGAAACCATTGCACATTCGGAAGTATTTTTAGCTAAACGTAGTTCCTGGGTTAATTTTTTATATTGAGTTTTGAGGATTTCATTTTGTTTTTCTAGATGTATACATCTGCGAGTTACATAATCTTCACTAGTATTATCAATAGTTTCTCCTAACTGATGCTGTCGCTCGATTTCTAAAAGTCTTGCTAAATCTCCTTCTTGATAGGCCCTATTTATTTATTTCATGATTTCTGCATGAGACTTATGGGTTTCACTATCTTGTACTTTATCTGGATGAAAGACTTCTGCTAATTTCAAAAATGTCTGGCGAATTTTTCTATAATCCCCTGTTCTACTAGCAGAAGTAGATTGTATTTCCTGTTGTGAGTCCCAATATTGATGACGGTTTATATTGGTTTCATTTCCCTCTACTTCTGGCTTCTCAAATAGTTCGTCTAGTTCTGGATGTTCCTAATCATCTTCTTCATGAGCAGATTTCGGACTAATTATTCCTGTCATTTGTAGGGTCAAGTAAAGTGATTCTATACTTTTTTTGTTTGTTTGCGAAATTTCGTAGTAGTGAGAATTTCATTGAAAACAGCATGATTTTCTTGATCTAGGTCTGCAATTTTCTTAAAACTGGGAGTGGCTTTCTGAAATATTCCTGTAGCTAACGAACGCATTTGTTCGACGAATTCATTTAACTCTGTTCGCTTTCTCTTAGTTTGTTTGATGAGTGAGTGGTGTTCTTTTTCTAGGGACGATAATATATGCATTTCAGAAAGTGCTAGTGTTGTGCTTGAGGATGTTGGTAATGCAGACTTGATTTTTTTAGGCATGACAAAGGTCAGTAAGTTTAAGGTTTACAAGATATTAGTAAGTAGACAGGTGTAATTATTATGATTTAGTAAATTTATATTTTTACTTTACTATTCTTTGAGTAGGTATTTATGTTAAATAACTTTAATCTATCTAATGGTCTATTTCATATCTTGGAGTGTAATAATTCAGGACTCAGGAGTCAGGAGTCAGAATGTTTGAGAAATTCGTTAATTATCAAATAGGTATTTTTGCCGTTAGGCTGAATAGGATTTATGCACCCTACAAGAGACTATTTCATATCTTGGAGTGTCAGGAGTCAGGAGTCAGGAGTCAGGAGTCAGGAGTCAGGAGTCAGGAGTCAGGAGTCAGGAGTCAGGAGTCAGGAGTCAGGAGTCAGGAGTCAGGAGTCAGGAGTCAGGAGTCAGGAGTCAGAATGTTCGAGAAATTGATTAATTTGTGGATGGGCATTGCCCACCCTACTTTATTGAGAATTGTGCAAGATTTAAGTATTCGATGAATTAGATAGTATTGCTCAATTGTACTTCTGATATCTAAGTACCGTGGAAACCATAGGGTACTCTTTCGGGAATAATTACTCGTCCAATAGCTTCACTAGTAACATCTTGAGCATTTATAACTACTAATTCAGAAGTTTCTAAGTTTTGATTATAAACAAAGGTGATCAGCCAGCCATCATCTTCTGTTGTTGCACCAAAACGAGGCCCAAACACGGCTTCACCTCCGTAACGCCGTTGTTGAAATTCATGGGTTTGGGATTTGCCACTGATCAAGTTATACTTAATTATGCTGTCAAATAATGGCAGAGAATCTTTGGCCATTTTAGCTGCGCAGGCGTATTGGGTTTTTCTTCCCAGCAGGTTTTCTTTAATACGGGGAAATTCCCCTGGTACCTCGTCTAACATTTCTTGTGTTACTGTACCTGTGCTGAGGTTAAATCGCCAAAGATGTAATAGGGGAATATCTACTGTGGGCTCTGTTGATGACCCACTCTTTAATACGCTAGTGGAACCCATCTGACAAGCAATAAGTATTACTTCTTCTCCTTATTCGTAGGCGTTAAGGGTGTGGAAGACTTAGCAGCAAGGACTTTCAAAGGAACGGATATTGCTGTTTTCTCCATGACGTGGGATAATACCAAAACGACTGGGGCGATCATTCTCAAACATCATCATCGGTTCTTCCCGTTACATCTTTTCTGGGCTGAATGTCAGGGGTAAATCCATGAAAATGGTGTAATTCTCAGTAATGGCAAAATCATGCATCATTACAGCCATTGGTATTTCAATAGGTACGGTTCGCAATAATTCACCTTGGGGGAAAACTATACCATATTCTAGGTACGGTGGTGCAAAAAAGTAGCCAAAGAACATCATTTCCCCGGTAATAGGATGGGCAGTAAAACGGGAAGTCAGTTTGTTGTTAAAGCTGTATTCACCAATAGTTTCTAATTCAGGAAGTCTTAATATTGTGGGGCGCTCCTCCTTCCCACAGTTCTAAAAATTGTCCGGCGTGCCATACTAAGGCAGTATTGGCGGTGTTTTTCCCTGATCCGTATGGGTTGTCAGTGTGAGGTAGTTATAAAATTCCACTCCAAACAGCTTTCCCTCTTTCGTATTCAATATTCCAGCCTCTAGTGCGGACATAACGGTTGCGATAGGTGGCTTGACCGTTGTTAATTTCAACGCCATGTAACATTCCATCACCATCAAAGCAGTGATACTGAGCAATGGGTGAATGTTGGGGGTTCGTTCCATTGCGGACAAACATCCTAGAAAGGTCGGGGGGTAGTTCACCGATGACTTTGAGGGCTCCTGTAGTCATTTATTGGCAAACAGGGGAAAAGTTGCCATCAAGATATGGATTTACTGTGGTTTTTATCATTGTTATTGTTGAGTTTTATGATGGTACTTTCTTTAATTAATATAGCCATACCAGATTCTCTACCTAGATCCCCGAATAGGAAAATAGAAAATGAGGTTAACTCTTTACCTACTCCGTCATGGAGAAACAGAATGCAGTCGTAATCATGCCTTTTGCGGTGCCGACTCAGAATTGACTCCTGAAGGTGTAGAAATGGTAAATGCTTTTGCTGCTGCATACAGTTCTACCTCTTGGTAAGCAATTTTTTCTAGTCCTATGCGACGAACTATGGAAACAGCAAAACACATATCTAAGGCTATAGGAATACAACCAGAATTGTTAGATGGTTGAAGGGAAATTAACTATGGTCAATGGGAAGGAAAAACTCGAGAAGTGATTAGCCGTCAATATCATGATGATTATATCTGGTGGTCAGCCGACCCTGCTTGGTATGCGCCCAATGGCGGAGAATTAGCAGTAACAATTGCTTCTCTAGCTATGCAGGTAATTGAAGAAATTAAGTATCTTCATAGCAGCCGTAATGTTTTAGTTGTAAGCCATACAGCAACTATTAGAATGATTCTCTGTAGTTTGCTAGGAATTGATATGGGACGTTTTCCTTATCTTTGGGAGTGTCCAGTTGGTTCTGTAAGTATTATTGAATTTACTGAACATGGTCCCATATTGCAAACTTTAGCAGATCGGACTTATTTAAATGTGAGATTGCGAAATTTACCAGGAACTTAAGTTTAGTAATCAGTTATGAACAATAAGCTGGATTTTTTAGAGAAGTAAGTGGGTTATGTGAAGTTTTTGAATGATGAATTCCCAATTTCGTGTTGGGTGATTGCTGATCTTATTTTGAAGAACATAAGAAAATATATTCAGTAATAGATTAAACTAAATAATGAGAATTTATCCGAATTGTAAAATATGAAGGTGGAGTCCAAGGTGAGTAGTAGTGATAATTATAGCTTCTCGTTTTCAGGAGAAGTAACAATTCCCCAAGCTCCTCCTGAGTTTAAATCTGGTTTTATCGGCATTATTGGTCGTCCCAATGTAGGTAAATCCACTCTGATGAATCAATTAGTAGGACAAAAAATTGCTATTACATCACCTATAGCTCAAACTACTAGAAATCGGTTACGGGGTATTTTAACTACAGATAAAGCTCAGTTAATTTTTGTTGATACACCAGGAATTCATCAACCTCATCATCAATTAGGAGAAGTCCTGGTAAAAAATGCCAAAATCGCAATTGAGTCGGTAGATGTTGTATTATTTGTAGTTGATGGAACAGCGGCTTGTGGTGGAGGTGATCGCTTTATTACTGAGTTACTCAGTCGTAGTCAAACAGCAGTAATATTGGGGATTAACAAAATTGACGAACAACCAGCAGATGCTGAGAAACTGGATGATAGTTATATTCAGTTGGCGAAGGAACATCAATGGGAAACTATCAAATTTTCTGCTAAGACTGCTTTAGGATTAGTGGAAGCGCAAGAATTATTAATTGAACATTTAGAACCTGGGCCTTTCTATTATCCACCAGATCTAGTTACAGACCAGCCAGAACAGTTTATTATGGGGGAATTAATTCGGGAACAGATTTTATTGTTAACCCGTGAAGAAGTACCTCATTCAGTGGCGATCGCAATTGATTTAGTAGAAGAAACCCCAAGCATTACCCGTGTACTCGCAACTATCCACGTCGAGAGAGACTCCCAAAAGGGGATTTTGATTGGTAAAGGTGGGACAATGCTGAAAGCTATTGGTAGTAAAGCTCGTGAACAAATACAAAAACTGATTGCTGGTAAAGTTTACCTAGAATTATTTGTGAAAGTGCAACCCAAATGGCGACATTCACGAGTGAGGTTAGCAGAATTAGGGTATCGAGTAGAAGAATAAATAATTACAAATTAATGGTGATTGACTTTTTCTAATAACCACAGAGAAGCCACAGTACTCAAAAAGTGAGCTGCAATACTATTAATATTTGCAACTTCCACAAATACATCCATAGCACGAATAATCCTATAAGGGTCAGTAATTGCCACTCCTGGGGGTTGGGAGACAGATTTGGCTACTAACACACCTACCGTCGCACCTGCACCCAAGATGCTGATTAAAATCCCCACTAAACTCACCATTATTCCCAGTCGCATAGCTCTAACGGTTTCTGCCTTACTGGGATGTAAAGTTATATTGGGGTTTGCTAGGCGTTTACCGAGGCGTGTGTAACGAAAATTCCAATAAACACTAAATAACAGCACTACAATTCCGCACACACCCCAAAATATGCCAACTCCTAGACCTGTATTTTGTTGTTGAGCAAAATCACGACCAGTAGCAGCAAACAACAACGCCAAGCCGCTGACTATTAATAGTACCAATTGCACCCATACAGTTATCCAGCCAGTAAAACTAATAGTTTTAGCGATATCTTGTAGCTTGGGTGCAAGCGATGGCTGATCATGGTGATGCGATGGCACTTCCGATTCAGTGTGCATATTCATGACTGATTACTTGTTATATCCCCCTCTTGCAAACCTTAGTTCCATCAAGTGACTATATACACCCACCTCCAGACATAATTACCACCAAATATTAAGGCATAAGATAGAACTTGGAAATAGGAAAAGAATAATAACCTCTTCCCACGCTTCAATTACTAATACATACAATTAACACGTTGTTTACTGATAGAATTACTGTGTTCTTCTTCAAGAAGGTCAGCACCAAGGATAGGAAACTATGATTAAATCTTGGATGGTAATTGGAAGTGTGGCTTCCTTAGTAGCCTTTGCAAGTACCCGGATTACACCTAGCGATCGCCAGTGGTTCAGGCACTTACAAAGACCCAGATGGCTGACTTTTGAAGGCGCAATTCCGTTAATCTGGACAGTAATCTTTATTTGTGGCGCTTGGTCAGCTTATATGATCTGGGAACACAATCCTGGTAGTGATACAACCTGGTTAATGATGGGTTTATACCTGCTGCTAGAAATATTTACCATTGCTTACACACCCGTCATGTTTAGGTTACGTAGTCTCAAAGTAGGTACAATTCTTGGTGGTACAGGTTTTATCATCTGTCTTTTAGTCACTTTCGCAGTTTTATCTGTTTCTATTTGGGCAGCATTATTGCTAGTTCCTTATTTATTGTGGAGTCTCATTGGCACATATACAACTTGGGAAATGATTCACATCAATCGGCAAAATGTTTGACTGAATAATTACATGATTTCTGGTTTTATGAAGTACGTGCTTATTTTGAAAAAGAAACAGATCCTGTGAACATTTAGATCAGGATTCAATTTGAGAGTCGAGGAATACTGTTAATTCGAGATATTGAACTATTACAAGCTCCTGTAAAAATCAAATAAGAATTACAGCAGATTGCAGATCAATGATTTACAGAATCTAATTTGAAACCTAGACAGCAAGAGCATTTTAAGCTGTTAAGCAGCTAAATTTAATATTTAGTAGCCTAGAGTCCTTGTAGCACGCCTTTTGGGGAGAAAAGTAAATGCGTAACAGCTTACTACTGACTCCTCATTCCTGCTGTAAGTCGCTATTTTTACTGGTAAAGGATATTAATAGGAAATATTAAGGAATAAATGAATCAAGGTCTACCTAAGTTCGCAAAAATAAAATAGGATTCCATCATATCCGTGAAGACAGGAAAGAGGGGCTAGGAAATATATCTGTTCATATCATATAAGTAGATGGGCGGAAAAATTTATAACTATGTATGTCATGGTGAATGCAGCAAAGCTGAATCGAGCAATCCCAAGGGTTTCAAGTAATTTACATCTTGTTACATGGTTATGTTGATTTGTATCTAGCTAATTACCATTTAGAAATGCAATAATTGATATTGAGTTTTGATCAGCTAATTTTACAGTCGATTAGTTTATTCTTATCAGATGCTGCCTTGCTACCAGTGAGTAAGGATTCAGGTTGGCCTATGTAACTTATATAACATTCTTGTCTATATTCTTCAGTTCTAAAATTGACTGTGCAAATGGCTAAATATTTGTCAAACCTGATTTTTGTTTAATCTCAGCTACATTTTAATTTGCACAGCTACAGTCTGTAGCACCGAGTACTTTTCTCACCAAGCTTTTGGGATTGATATATGGGATCGCAATATTCGATATCAGTAATTAATAAGTTAAGGTAATACCATTTTTATTATTTCTTTGTTATTTTGTATATAACGGGACAGTTCTTCAACATCCGGTGAGTTTAAATAGCAATTAGTTGAAGGATATCTCTGCTGATTCCATGTAAGATATCTAAGTCAGAATTGTCTTCACTATAAT
It encodes the following:
- a CDS encoding PEP-CTERM sorting domain-containing protein (PEP-CTERM proteins occur, often in large numbers, in the proteomes of bacteria that also encode an exosortase, a predicted intramembrane cysteine proteinase. The presence of a PEP-CTERM domain at a protein's C-terminus predicts cleavage within the sorting domain, followed by covalent anchoring to some some component of the (usually Gram-negative) cell surface. Many PEP-CTERM proteins exhibit an unusual sequence composition that includes large numbers of potential glycosylation sites. Expression of one such protein has been shown restore the ability of a bacterium to form floc, a type of biofilm.) gives rise to the protein MSTLKKLGQLFSQKALRSLSTGLAVSNIIMLGFGAFAKPASAVVLIGGVEVETNALADILLNSANVTSNGNSVESAILDGNVATTVFASTTPGAYVRLGFSNPILNSVGDDLALFELGLPDSFSVEINGQTFDYQTYETGDFTDNPVRSINVATLDFNDFGIALGDYVSEMLIKLDNISTNYGTTPALGLVAGIRSVPEPSAMFGLLATAGFLACQRKQFKAVKRSVSLS
- the rpmB gene encoding 50S ribosomal protein L28, whose product is MSRRCELTGKKANNAMAVSHSHRRTKRLQHANLQSKRVWWAGGNRWVRLKLSTKAIKTLETKGLEAMAREAGINLNHY
- the era gene encoding GTPase Era produces the protein MKVESKVSSSDNYSFSFSGEVTIPQAPPEFKSGFIGIIGRPNVGKSTLMNQLVGQKIAITSPIAQTTRNRLRGILTTDKAQLIFVDTPGIHQPHHQLGEVLVKNAKIAIESVDVVLFVVDGTAACGGGDRFITELLSRSQTAVILGINKIDEQPADAEKLDDSYIQLAKEHQWETIKFSAKTALGLVEAQELLIEHLEPGPFYYPPDLVTDQPEQFIMGELIREQILLLTREEVPHSVAIAIDLVEETPSITRVLATIHVERDSQKGILIGKGGTMLKAIGSKAREQIQKLIAGKVYLELFVKVQPKWRHSRVRLAELGYRVEE
- a CDS encoding DUF3611 family protein — its product is MNMHTESEVPSHHHDQPSLAPKLQDIAKTISFTGWITVWVQLVLLIVSGLALLFAATGRDFAQQQNTGLGVGIFWGVCGIVVLLFSVYWNFRYTRLGKRLANPNITLHPSKAETVRAMRLGIMVSLVGILISILGAGATVGVLVAKSVSQPPGVAITDPYRIIRAMDVFVEVANINSIAAHFLSTVASLWLLEKVNHH
- a CDS encoding TspO/MBR family protein: MIKSWMVIGSVASLVAFASTRITPSDRQWFRHLQRPRWLTFEGAIPLIWTVIFICGAWSAYMIWEHNPGSDTTWLMMGLYLLLEIFTIAYTPVMFRLRSLKVGTILGGTGFIICLLVTFAVLSVSIWAALLLVPYLLWSLIGTYTTWEMIHINRQNV